A DNA window from Halomonas zincidurans B6 contains the following coding sequences:
- the era gene encoding GTPase Era: MSQQTCGFVAIVGRPNVGKSTLMNRILGQKISITSRRPQTTRHQIMGIKTDKGAQFIYVDTPGMHIQSRDRNKAINRFMNQAATQALRDVDCVVLLIDRTRWTDEDDVVLDKLTHVKAPVILAVNKVDRLGDKRDLLPWLETLQAKREFAAILPLSAKHGSNVAELESEVAKYLPESIHYFPDDQVTDRSQRFLAAELVREKVMRQLGDELPYQMTVEIEEFRDEQRIIHISALMLVERPGQKKILIGENGERIKSIGREARLDMERAFGAKVMLNLWVKVKRGWSDDDRALKSLGYNLD, encoded by the coding sequence ATGAGCCAACAGACCTGTGGATTCGTCGCCATCGTCGGCCGTCCCAACGTCGGCAAGTCGACCTTGATGAACCGTATCCTCGGCCAGAAGATCTCGATCACCTCGCGGCGTCCGCAGACCACACGCCACCAGATAATGGGCATCAAGACCGACAAGGGCGCGCAGTTCATCTATGTCGACACGCCCGGCATGCATATCCAGTCCAGGGATCGCAACAAGGCGATCAACCGCTTCATGAACCAGGCGGCGACTCAGGCGTTGCGCGATGTCGACTGCGTGGTCTTGCTGATCGATCGTACCCGCTGGACAGACGAGGACGACGTGGTGCTGGACAAGCTCACCCACGTCAAGGCGCCGGTGATCCTGGCGGTCAACAAGGTCGATCGCCTGGGCGACAAGCGCGATCTGTTGCCCTGGCTCGAGACGCTGCAGGCCAAGCGCGAGTTCGCCGCGATCCTGCCGCTGTCGGCCAAGCACGGCAGCAACGTTGCCGAACTGGAAAGCGAGGTCGCCAAGTACCTGCCGGAAAGCATCCATTACTTCCCCGACGACCAGGTGACCGATCGCAGCCAGCGCTTTCTGGCCGCCGAACTGGTGCGCGAGAAAGTCATGCGCCAGCTCGGCGACGAGCTGCCCTACCAGATGACCGTCGAGATCGAGGAGTTTCGCGACGAACAGCGGATCATCCACATCAGTGCATTGATGCTGGTCGAGCGCCCGGGACAAAAGAAGATTCTGATCGGCGAGAACGGTGAGCGGATCAAGAGCATCGGTCGCGAGGCGCGCCTGGACATGGAGCGCGCCTTCGGCGCCAAGGTGATGCTCAACCTGTGGGTCAAGGTCAAGCGCGGCTGGTCGGATGACGATCGGGCGCTGAAGAGCCTGGGCTACAACCTGGATTGA
- the rnc gene encoding ribonuclease III — translation MSNSHNAFSRRIGYRFRDASLLELALTHRSYGGDNNERLEFLGDSIVNFVIGEALFQRFPQAREGQLSRLRARLVKGQTLAELAREFEIGEQLRLGSGEMKSGGFRRDSILADAMEAVIGAIYLDAGMDAVKARILAWYGTRLESLDLLDTQKDPKTRLQEFLQARQAPLPRYDVTCVEGEAHAQTFTVECHIDMLDNLTRGVGSSRRHAEQEAAQKALALLDPRGGRP, via the coding sequence GTGAGCAATTCCCACAATGCCTTCAGCCGCCGTATCGGCTATCGTTTCCGCGATGCAAGCTTGCTGGAGCTAGCCTTGACCCACCGCAGCTATGGTGGGGACAACAACGAGCGCCTGGAATTCCTGGGCGATTCGATCGTCAACTTCGTCATCGGCGAGGCGCTGTTCCAGCGTTTCCCCCAGGCCCGCGAAGGTCAGCTTTCACGGTTGCGTGCGCGGCTGGTCAAGGGCCAGACGTTGGCCGAGCTGGCCCGTGAGTTCGAAATCGGCGAACAGCTTCGTCTGGGCTCCGGCGAGATGAAAAGCGGTGGCTTTCGGCGCGACTCGATCCTCGCCGACGCCATGGAGGCGGTGATCGGCGCGATCTATCTGGATGCCGGCATGGATGCGGTCAAGGCGCGAATCCTCGCCTGGTACGGCACCCGCCTGGAGTCGCTCGATCTGCTCGACACCCAGAAGGACCCCAAGACGCGCTTGCAGGAATTCCTGCAAGCGCGTCAGGCGCCGCTGCCGCGCTATGACGTGACCTGCGTGGAGGGCGAGGCGCATGCCCAGACCTTCACCGTGGAGTGTCACATCGACATGCTCGACAATCTCACACGCGGTGTGGGATCGAGCCGCCGTCATGCCGAGCAGGAAGCCGCACAGAAAGCGCTGGCCCTGCTCGACCCGCGAGGAGGCCGCCCATGA
- the lepB gene encoding signal peptidase I, which yields MDFSLLLVVAVAVTGLVWLLDVTWWRRRRLARLASVESANGATLDDGTRRKLAREPWPVDYARSFFPVLLVVLLLRSFLAEPFQIPSGSMRPTLEIGDFILVNKFAYGLRLPVTNTEFVDLGEPQRGDVMVFRFPEDPSVNFIKRVVGLPGDRIRYEGKQLYINGEPVPKELVDENPEGAPGELEFREWLGEHEHALYNNPRDPGPQMREVTVPPGQYFVMGDNRDHSNDSRYWGFVPQANIVGQAFAVWMNWDGGLPSFDSVRLIP from the coding sequence ATGGACTTTTCGCTACTGCTGGTGGTGGCCGTGGCCGTCACGGGATTGGTATGGCTGCTGGACGTCACCTGGTGGCGGCGTCGACGCCTGGCGCGGCTGGCGTCGGTAGAGTCGGCGAACGGCGCCACACTGGATGACGGCACCCGGCGCAAGCTCGCTCGCGAGCCCTGGCCGGTCGACTATGCCCGCTCGTTCTTTCCGGTGCTGCTGGTGGTGTTGTTGCTGCGCAGTTTCCTGGCCGAGCCGTTCCAGATCCCCTCGGGCTCGATGCGGCCGACGCTGGAAATCGGCGATTTCATCCTGGTCAACAAGTTTGCCTACGGCTTGCGGCTACCGGTGACCAATACCGAGTTCGTCGACCTGGGCGAGCCGCAACGCGGCGACGTCATGGTGTTTCGCTTTCCTGAGGACCCCTCGGTCAATTTCATCAAGCGCGTGGTGGGGTTGCCGGGGGATCGCATCCGCTACGAAGGCAAGCAGCTCTACATCAACGGCGAACCGGTGCCCAAGGAGCTGGTCGACGAGAATCCCGAGGGCGCTCCGGGCGAGCTAGAATTCCGGGAATGGCTGGGCGAGCACGAGCATGCGCTCTACAACAACCCGCGCGATCCGGGCCCGCAGATGCGCGAGGTCACGGTGCCGCCGGGCCAGTATTTCGTGATGGGCGACAATCGCGATCATTCCAACGACAGTCGTTACTGGGGTTTCGTGCCCCAGGCCAATATCGTCGGCCAGGCCTTTGCCGTATGGATGAATTGGGACGGCGGCCTGCCGAGTTTCGACTCGGTCCGACTAATTCCTTGA
- the lepA gene encoding translation elongation factor 4 — protein MSSNENHREISHIRNFSIIAHIDHGKSTLADRIIQLCGGLSERELKEQVLDSMDLERERGITIKAQSVTLDYIAENGETYQLNFIDTPGHVDFSYEVSRSLYACEGALLVVDAAQGVEAQSVANCYTAITQDLEVLPVLNKIDLPQADPDRVAQEIEEIIGLDAADACQVSAKTGIGMEALLERLVCDIPPPRGDSQGPLQALIIDSWFDNYLGVVSLIRLFDGTLKKGDKIRMKSTGRDWEATEVGIFTPKRKQTGVLRAGEVGFVVAGIKDIHGAPVGDTITHARTPDTPRLPGFQKVKPQVYAGMFPVSSDDYEEFRDALEKLALNDASLDYEPENSDALGFGFRVGFLGTLHMEIIQERLEREYDLDLLTTAPTVVYELAMNDGELRYVANPSKLPDMASVDEMREPIVRASMLVPQEFVGNVIAECEQRRGVQLDMQFLGNQIQLVYELPMSEVVMDFFDRLKSISKGYASLDYSFERFQVAKLVRLDVLINGDKVDALAAIIHRDHAQGRGRALVEKMKELIPRQMFDVAIQATIGSQVVARSTVKALRKNVTAKCYGGDVSRKKKLLEKQKAGKKRMKQVGRVEIPQDAFLAVLKVND, from the coding sequence ATGAGCAGCAACGAGAACCACAGAGAAATCAGTCATATACGCAACTTCTCGATCATCGCCCACATTGACCATGGCAAGTCCACGCTGGCCGATCGCATTATTCAGCTGTGTGGCGGATTGAGCGAGCGCGAGCTCAAGGAGCAGGTGCTCGACTCGATGGATCTGGAGCGCGAGCGCGGCATCACCATCAAGGCACAGTCGGTCACGCTGGATTACATCGCCGAAAATGGCGAGACCTACCAGCTCAATTTCATCGATACCCCCGGCCACGTCGACTTTTCCTATGAAGTGTCGCGCTCGCTGTACGCCTGCGAAGGAGCGCTGCTGGTGGTCGATGCCGCCCAGGGGGTCGAGGCCCAATCGGTGGCCAACTGCTACACCGCGATCACCCAGGATCTCGAAGTGTTGCCGGTGCTCAACAAGATCGATCTGCCCCAGGCCGATCCGGATCGCGTCGCCCAGGAGATCGAGGAGATTATCGGCCTGGATGCCGCCGATGCCTGCCAGGTCTCGGCCAAGACCGGAATCGGCATGGAAGCGCTGCTGGAACGCCTGGTGTGCGACATCCCGCCCCCCAGGGGCGATTCGCAAGGGCCGTTGCAGGCGCTGATCATCGATTCCTGGTTCGACAACTATCTGGGTGTGGTGTCGTTGATCCGGCTGTTCGACGGTACCCTGAAGAAGGGTGACAAGATCCGCATGAAGTCCACCGGACGCGATTGGGAAGCCACCGAGGTGGGTATCTTCACGCCCAAGCGCAAGCAGACCGGCGTCCTGCGTGCCGGTGAGGTGGGCTTCGTGGTGGCCGGCATCAAGGACATCCACGGTGCGCCGGTCGGCGACACCATCACCCATGCCAGGACGCCGGACACGCCGCGCCTGCCGGGTTTCCAGAAGGTCAAGCCGCAAGTCTACGCGGGCATGTTCCCGGTCAGCTCCGACGACTACGAGGAGTTTCGCGACGCGCTCGAAAAGCTGGCGCTCAATGATGCCTCGCTGGATTACGAGCCGGAGAACTCCGACGCGCTGGGCTTCGGCTTTCGGGTCGGTTTCCTGGGTACGCTGCACATGGAGATCATCCAGGAGCGGCTCGAGCGCGAATACGACCTGGATCTGCTGACCACTGCACCGACGGTGGTCTATGAGCTGGCGATGAACGACGGCGAGTTGCGCTACGTTGCCAACCCCTCGAAGCTGCCCGACATGGCCAGCGTCGATGAGATGCGCGAGCCGATCGTGCGTGCCAGCATGCTGGTGCCGCAGGAATTCGTCGGCAACGTGATCGCCGAATGCGAGCAGCGCCGTGGCGTGCAGCTCGACATGCAGTTCCTGGGCAATCAGATCCAGCTGGTCTATGAACTGCCGATGTCCGAAGTGGTGATGGACTTCTTCGATCGCCTCAAGTCGATTTCCAAGGGTTACGCTTCTCTGGATTACAGCTTCGAGCGCTTCCAGGTTGCCAAGCTGGTGCGCCTCGACGTGCTGATCAACGGCGACAAGGTCGACGCGCTGGCGGCGATCATTCATCGCGATCACGCCCAGGGGCGCGGCCGTGCGTTGGTCGAGAAGATGAAGGAGCTGATTCCGCGGCAGATGTTCGACGTGGCGATCCAGGCGACGATCGGCAGTCAGGTGGTGGCGCGCTCGACGGTCAAGGCGCTGCGCAAGAACGTGACCGCCAAGTGTTACGGCGGCGACGTGAGCCGCAAGAAGAAGCTGCTCGAGAAGCAGAAGGCCGGCAAGAAACGCATGAAGCAGGTGGGGCGCGTGGAAATTCCCCAGGATGCCTTCCTCGCCGTACTCAAGGTCAACGACTAG
- a CDS encoding DegQ family serine endoprotease, translated as MQRITRQLSMWLMVMLAVVTLQAQAAQSQDLPDFTQLVKQAAPGVVNISTTREVQRTSMGPWGGQGQQEVPEIFRRFFGDQIPFGPPGGNGGGSEERRSLGSGFIIGEDGYILTNAHVVNGADEIMVRLNDRRELKAKLVGADKKTDVALLKVDADNLPTLNIGNSEQLEVGEWVAAIGSPFGFDHSVTAGIVSAIDRTLPSDAYVPFIQTDVAINPGNSGGPLFNLEGEVVGINSQIFTRSGGFMGLSFAIPISVAMDIADQLRESGQVSRGWLGVVIQPVSRDLAESFGLDGPRGALIADVAEGAPAAKAGLQAGDIIVAVDGQKVDQSTTLPRLIGKIAPGGKVELELLRNGEQLTKAVTVGDWPEEQQALAGGAQGDDSQSRLGVVVSALESNQLKQLGIDSGVRIVDIDPSGAAAAAGFKPGDVIVSLDQKPIESPQQLAEVIGQVGKDRVVPVRLMRDGRSLFVALRLGNDDAE; from the coding sequence ATGCAACGCATTACACGACAGCTCTCCATGTGGCTGATGGTCATGCTGGCCGTCGTCACGCTGCAGGCGCAGGCGGCGCAGTCCCAGGATCTGCCCGATTTCACCCAGCTGGTCAAGCAGGCCGCTCCCGGGGTCGTCAATATCTCCACGACCCGCGAGGTGCAGCGTACCAGCATGGGGCCCTGGGGCGGCCAGGGTCAGCAGGAGGTTCCGGAAATCTTTCGGCGCTTCTTTGGCGATCAGATCCCCTTCGGCCCTCCCGGCGGTAACGGCGGAGGCTCCGAGGAGCGCCGTTCGCTGGGCTCCGGATTCATCATCGGCGAGGATGGCTACATCCTGACCAATGCGCACGTGGTCAATGGCGCCGATGAGATCATGGTGCGCCTCAATGATCGCCGGGAACTCAAGGCCAAGCTGGTCGGCGCCGACAAGAAGACCGACGTGGCGCTGCTCAAGGTCGATGCCGACAACCTGCCGACGCTCAATATCGGCAACTCCGAGCAGCTCGAGGTCGGCGAGTGGGTTGCCGCCATCGGTTCGCCGTTCGGCTTCGATCATTCGGTGACGGCGGGTATCGTCAGCGCCATCGATCGCACGCTGCCCTCAGATGCCTATGTGCCGTTCATCCAGACCGACGTGGCGATCAACCCGGGCAATTCCGGGGGGCCGCTGTTCAACCTCGAGGGGGAAGTGGTCGGCATCAACTCGCAGATCTTCACCCGCAGCGGCGGCTTCATGGGTCTGTCTTTCGCGATCCCGATCAGCGTGGCGATGGACATCGCCGATCAGCTGCGCGAAAGCGGTCAGGTGAGTCGCGGCTGGCTGGGCGTGGTGATTCAGCCGGTATCGCGTGATCTGGCTGAGTCGTTCGGGCTCGACGGCCCGCGCGGGGCCTTGATCGCCGATGTCGCCGAGGGCGCACCGGCAGCCAAGGCCGGCCTGCAGGCGGGCGACATCATCGTCGCCGTGGATGGCCAGAAGGTCGATCAGTCGACCACGCTGCCGCGCCTGATCGGCAAGATCGCTCCGGGCGGAAAGGTCGAGCTCGAGCTGTTGCGCAACGGTGAGCAGCTGACCAAGGCGGTCACCGTCGGCGATTGGCCCGAAGAGCAGCAGGCGCTGGCCGGTGGCGCCCAGGGCGACGATTCACAGAGCCGCCTGGGCGTTGTGGTCAGCGCGCTGGAGAGCAACCAGCTCAAGCAGCTAGGCATCGATAGCGGGGTGCGTATCGTCGACATCGATCCGTCCGGTGCGGCGGCGGCGGCCGGTTTCAAGCCCGGTGACGTGATCGTTTCGCTGGATCAGAAACCCATCGAATCACCGCAACAGTTGGCCGAGGTCATTGGCCAGGTCGGCAAGGATCGCGTGGTTCCGGTGCGTCTGATGCGCGACGGCCGTTCGCTGTTCGTGGCGCTGCGGCTGGGCAACGACGACGCGGAATGA
- a CDS encoding MucB/RseB C-terminal domain-containing protein: MRTSKRAPYISAALMAVVYLLSSGLAVSDEKSSGGFDCRQLDRLETPASPIGWLERSLWASRCYLFQARGVRISGDGVRTLALSRAIRDGVEREAASYLDGPAVVYEGHGRIARDSLSGLAVGGVSPSASLPIIDNHYRVSLGGESRIAGRPSVRLDIEPLDSLRYGHRLWLDRSTGLPLKRVLIDADGQIIETFQMTELDQPTLYEGAVAFDASTEVPPQPWQLGWLPTGYRSLALPQASSIDSLPLGHRLYSDGLASFSVFIEPLATPDRALTPGLHRLGVSYAAVRHLRVAGRIYQVVVMGEVPPEVLRRVAAQVEYRPAVASQPRSATP; the protein is encoded by the coding sequence ATGCGCACGTCGAAGAGAGCACCCTATATATCGGCGGCCTTGATGGCCGTCGTCTACCTGTTGTCCAGCGGCCTCGCTGTGTCCGACGAGAAGTCGTCGGGCGGCTTCGATTGCCGGCAGTTGGATCGGCTGGAGACTCCCGCATCGCCCATCGGCTGGCTGGAACGTAGCCTGTGGGCCAGTCGCTGCTATCTTTTTCAGGCGCGCGGCGTGCGCATCAGCGGCGACGGAGTGCGCACCCTGGCGCTCTCCCGCGCGATCCGCGACGGCGTCGAGCGCGAGGCGGCCAGCTATCTCGACGGTCCGGCGGTGGTCTACGAAGGCCATGGGCGCATCGCCCGAGACAGCCTCTCGGGGCTGGCTGTCGGTGGCGTTTCGCCGTCGGCGAGCCTGCCGATCATCGACAATCATTACCGCGTGTCGCTGGGCGGCGAGTCGCGGATTGCCGGGCGGCCGAGTGTCCGCCTGGATATCGAGCCGCTCGACAGCCTGCGCTACGGCCATCGGCTATGGCTCGACCGGTCGACGGGGCTGCCGCTCAAACGAGTATTGATAGATGCCGACGGGCAGATCATCGAAACTTTCCAGATGACCGAGCTCGACCAGCCGACGCTCTATGAAGGCGCTGTCGCGTTCGACGCTTCGACCGAAGTGCCGCCGCAACCCTGGCAGCTCGGCTGGTTGCCGACCGGTTATCGTTCCCTGGCATTGCCGCAGGCATCGAGCATCGATTCGCTGCCACTGGGTCATCGCCTGTATAGCGATGGCCTGGCGAGCTTCAGCGTCTTCATCGAACCGCTGGCAACGCCTGACCGGGCACTCACTCCCGGGCTGCACCGCCTGGGTGTGTCGTACGCCGCCGTACGCCACCTGCGTGTCGCCGGGCGCATCTACCAGGTGGTGGTGATGGGTGAGGTCCCGCCCGAGGTGCTGCGGCGTGTGGCCGCGCAAGTCGAGTACCGTCCTGCCGTCGCGTCCCAGCCACGATCGGCAACGCCGTGA
- a CDS encoding sigma-E factor negative regulatory protein: protein MNDKLRESLSALMDNEGDELELRRALKSLDDSPETADVWRRYHLARSLMRREHGVAMQVDLSAGIIARIADEPVPTPGESVVARRHGGLSFSGSAAVAATVSVLVISGVQVYNSLNPAAPDELTRQTASGSGVATGGNGASLASAPLDVDAPTSLSGLYPSFGGGNSGVMTVGADLGAPMFMAPSQRQSQRGDIEQARLLQTYLERHAQGAAYRSGEPWMPLLRASAQEPMSPR from the coding sequence ATGAATGACAAATTACGGGAATCGCTGTCCGCGTTGATGGACAACGAAGGCGATGAACTCGAGCTGCGCCGCGCGCTCAAGTCGCTCGACGATTCTCCCGAAACAGCCGACGTCTGGCGTCGCTATCATCTGGCACGCAGCCTTATGCGCCGCGAGCATGGCGTCGCGATGCAGGTCGATCTGTCGGCGGGAATAATCGCGCGGATCGCCGACGAGCCGGTCCCCACGCCTGGCGAGTCCGTCGTGGCCAGGCGTCATGGCGGCTTGTCGTTTTCGGGCAGCGCCGCGGTGGCAGCCACGGTGTCGGTACTGGTGATCTCGGGCGTCCAGGTCTACAACAGTCTCAATCCGGCTGCGCCTGACGAACTCACCCGTCAGACAGCGTCGGGCAGTGGGGTCGCAACCGGCGGGAACGGTGCCTCCCTGGCCAGTGCGCCGCTGGACGTCGATGCGCCGACCAGCCTGTCAGGGCTGTATCCTTCGTTCGGTGGCGGCAACAGTGGCGTGATGACGGTGGGCGCCGACCTGGGGGCGCCGATGTTCATGGCACCCAGCCAGCGTCAATCGCAGCGTGGCGATATCGAGCAGGCACGTCTGCTGCAGACCTATCTTGAACGTCATGCGCAAGGCGCGGCCTATCGCTCCGGCGAGCCCTGGATGCCGTTGCTGCGCGCTTCTGCCCAGGAGCCGATGAGCCCGCGGTGA
- the rpoE gene encoding RNA polymerase sigma factor RpoE has protein sequence MANRETDQQLVERAQRGDNRAFDLLVKKYQHKIIGLISRYVHDHAEVNDVAQEAFIKAYRALANFRSESAFYTWMYRIAINTAKNHLVSKGRRPPGSDLDISDAEVVDHSGRLSDIETPEASIARDQLEAAVFEAIERLPEDLRTAITLRELDGLSYEDIANIMQCPVGTVRSRIFRAREAVDRHIQPLLENPRNQDVVQQ, from the coding sequence ATGGCCAACCGGGAAACCGACCAGCAGCTTGTCGAGCGCGCCCAGCGAGGCGATAACCGGGCTTTCGATCTGCTGGTCAAGAAATACCAGCACAAGATCATTGGCCTGATCAGCCGCTACGTACACGATCATGCCGAAGTGAACGACGTGGCCCAGGAGGCCTTCATCAAGGCCTACCGGGCATTGGCCAACTTTCGTTCGGAGAGTGCCTTCTATACCTGGATGTACCGGATCGCCATCAATACCGCCAAGAATCATCTGGTGTCCAAGGGGCGCCGTCCGCCGGGCAGCGATCTGGACATCAGCGATGCCGAGGTCGTCGACCACAGCGGCCGGCTGTCCGACATCGAGACGCCCGAGGCGTCGATCGCCCGCGATCAGCTCGAGGCGGCGGTATTCGAGGCGATCGAGCGGTTGCCGGAGGATCTGCGTACGGCGATCACGCTGCGCGAACTCGATGGCCTGTCCTACGAGGACATCGCCAATATCATGCAGTGTCCGGTGGGCACGGTGCGCTCGCGGATATTCCGCGCGCGCGAGGCAGTGGACCGGCATATCCAGCCACTGCTCGAGAATCCGCGCAACCAGGACGTGGTTCAACAGTGA
- a CDS encoding 3-deoxy-7-phosphoheptulonate synthase, with protein sequence MSQQQVNNLNVLSQDVLITPDALKQEIPLSPSSEKTIIEGRQTIQRILDGDDPRLIVVVGPCSIHDVEAARDYARRLRKLADEVSDSLYIVMRVYFEKPRTTVGWKGLINDPHLNGSFEIEEGLHIARRLLVELTEMGLPLATEALDPISPQYLQDCISWSAVGARTTESQTHREMASGLSSPVGFKNGTDGSLDVAVNALKSVAHPHNFLGIDQAGQVAVIRTRGNAYGHVVLRGGNGKPNYDSVSVALAEQELTKAGVTANIMIDCSHANSNKDPALQSLVMENVTNQILEGNRSIIGLMVESHIGWGSQQIPDDITQLEYGVSITDACIDWPTTEDTFKRMDDKLKPVLAARRDKRS encoded by the coding sequence ATGTCCCAGCAGCAGGTTAACAATCTCAACGTCCTGTCCCAGGATGTCCTGATCACGCCCGACGCCCTGAAACAGGAAATTCCCCTCTCCCCGAGTTCCGAAAAGACCATCATCGAGGGACGCCAGACCATCCAGCGGATCCTCGACGGCGATGACCCTCGCTTGATCGTGGTGGTCGGCCCTTGCTCGATTCACGACGTCGAGGCCGCTCGCGACTATGCTCGTCGCCTGCGCAAGCTTGCCGACGAGGTCAGCGACAGCCTGTATATCGTGATGCGCGTCTATTTCGAGAAACCGCGCACCACGGTCGGCTGGAAGGGGCTGATCAACGATCCGCATCTCAACGGCTCGTTCGAGATCGAAGAGGGCCTGCATATCGCCCGTCGCCTGCTCGTCGAGTTGACCGAAATGGGGCTGCCGCTGGCCACCGAGGCGCTCGATCCGATCTCGCCGCAGTATCTTCAGGATTGCATCAGCTGGTCGGCGGTCGGCGCGCGCACCACCGAATCGCAGACGCATCGTGAAATGGCCTCGGGGCTGTCGAGCCCGGTGGGCTTCAAGAACGGCACCGACGGCAGCCTCGACGTCGCGGTCAACGCGCTCAAGTCGGTCGCCCATCCGCACAATTTTCTGGGCATCGACCAGGCCGGCCAGGTCGCGGTGATACGCACCCGCGGCAATGCCTATGGGCATGTCGTGCTGCGCGGCGGCAACGGCAAGCCCAACTACGACAGCGTCAGCGTCGCGCTGGCCGAGCAGGAACTGACCAAGGCCGGCGTCACCGCCAATATCATGATCGACTGCTCGCATGCCAATTCCAACAAGGACCCGGCGCTGCAGTCGCTGGTGATGGAAAACGTCACCAACCAGATCCTCGAAGGCAATCGCTCGATCATCGGCCTGATGGTCGAGTCGCACATCGGCTGGGGCAGCCAGCAGATTCCCGACGACATCACACAGCTCGAATATGGCGTGTCGATCACCGATGCCTGTATCGACTGGCCGACCACCGAAGACACCTTCAAGCGCATGGATGACAAGCTCAAGCCGGTCCTCGCCGCGCGTCGCGACAAGCGCAGCTGA